The nucleotide window AAAAGAGAAAGTTCTTCTTCTGATGGTAGACAACCTTCGTTATGATCAGTGGAAAGTAATTGAACCTTTGTTCACAAAATATTACAATAAAATATCTGAAGATTATTACTACAGTATCCTTCCTACAGCAACACAGTATGCAAGAAACTCGTTCTTTGCAGGATTAATGCCATCTGAAATTGAAAAACGTTTCCCGGACAAATGGTTTAATGACAATGAAGAAGGAAACAAAAATGAGTTTGAGCGTGACTTTCTTGAAGATCAGATGAAGAGAATCGGTCTCGGATCAAAATCTATGAAATACCTTAAAGTACTGAATGCAGATTTTGAAAGAAAGATCTATGATGATTTTAACCAGCATAAAAACAATGACCTGCTGGTAATTGTTTACAACTTTATTGATATCCTTTCCCATGCGAAGACTGACAACCATATTGTAGATCAGCTGATCCGTGATGATAAGACTTTCCGTTCTCTTACGTTCAACTGGTTTGAAAACTCTTCATTAATGAAAATTATAAAAGCCGCTGCAGAAAACGGGTACAAACTGGTCATTACAACTGATCATGGAACAGTGTATGTTAAAAAACCAAGTAAAGTGGTGGGAGACAGAGAAACCTCTACGAATATCAGATATAAAACCGGTAAAAGCTTAACTTATGATGACAGTGATGTATGGGCAATTACCAATCCTGAAAAACTTTTCCTTCCAAAAGGAAACCTGAGCTCGAAGTATATTTTTGCTAAAAACAATACTTTCCTGGCTTATCCTAAGAATTACAATCATTTTGTTAATTACTATAAAGAAACTTATCAGCATGGGGGAATTTCACTGGAAGAGTGTATTATTCCTATCAGTATTTTAGAACCCAAGTAGTTTTTTTCATAGTTTATTTAATTTTGGGTTTAAAGGCGGAAAAAATCTTGCGATTTTTTCCGCCTCTTTTTTATAGTTCATATCTTCGTAAAAAATAAATCATGTTCATTATTTCGCTTACTTATAAAAGTTCTATTGAAAAGGTAGAGCAGCTTATTCCACAGCACAATATTTTCCTTGACAGACATTATGAAGCCGGGCGTTTCATTGCCTCAGGAAGAAAAGAACCCAGAACGGGCGGGATTATTATCACCAACGCAGAGTCCAGAAAAGAAGCAGAGCAGATCATTTCTGAAGATCCTTTTTATATTCACGAAATTGCTGATTATGCCATTACAGAATTCATCCCGTCAAAGTACAATGAAAACTTTAAAATTTTTATAGAAAACTCATGAGATTAATTACCTACAATGTCAATGGAATCAGGGCTGCTTTTACAAAAGATTTCCTGGGCTGGCTGAAGACTGCGGATCCGGACATCATCTGTATTCAGGAAAGTAAAGCCGGAAACGATCAGATTGACATCGAAAGCCTTGAAAAATTAGGATATCATAGTTATTGGCACTCAGCAGTAAGAAAAGGCTACAGCGGAGTCGGAATTGCTTCAAAAATAAAACCCAACCATGTAGAGTTCGGTTGCGGAATCGAGAGCTATGATAATGAAGGAAGAATTATCCGTGCAGATTTTGACGGATATTCTGCTATTTCGGTCTATGTTCCTTCTGCATCCAATATTGAGAGACTGGATTTTAAAATGCAGTTCTGCTACGATTTCCTTGAATACATCAAGAATTTAAAAAAAGAAATTCCCAACCTGATTATATCGGGTGATTTCAATATCTGTCACGAGGCTATTGATATTCACAATCCGGTTGGCCTGAAAAATGTTTCAGGATTTCTTCCTATGGAAAGGGAGTGGATGACCAACTTCATTAATGAATGTGAACTTATTGACAGTTTCAGATTCTTCAACAATGAACCGGATAATTACACATGGTGGAGCTACAGACAAAATTCAAGAGAAAGGAATAAGGGCTGGAGACTGGATTATAATTTTACTTCCTATAGTTTAAAAGATAAGCTCAGCAGAGCTGTTATTTTAAAGGAAGCAGTACATTCTGACCATTGTCCTGCTTTGGTGGAATTGGATATATAAGAAAGGTTGAGTCGTCCTAAAATAGGTTGACATAAATTAAACAATATTTAATCCGGAGAGATATTTTATTTCTTCGGATTTTTTATGCACTTTATCTGGAGTTTGCATATTAAGGCTTAGATGTGGTCTTTTAGTATTATAAAGATAAATACTTTCTTTTACTAATGAGTTTAGATCTTGCATATTCTTTGTTTTATAAAAAAGGAATTCTTGTTTCAATATTCCATTCACCCTTTCTGCCAGTGCATTTTGATAGCAATCATAACCATCAGTCATTGACGGTTTGATTTCATTCTTATTAAGTATTTTCTGGTAATAACCAGAGCAATATTGCAAACCTCTATCTGAATGATGAATTAATGGGCCACTTGAACCTCTATTTTTTATTGCCATTTTTAAAGCTTTCGCAACATTTTCAGTGTTCATATTTGAACTTAATGAATATCCCATGATCTTTCTACTATAGGCATCTGTTACCAAAGATAAATAACATGTAGATTCTTTGGTTTTAAGATAAGTTATATCGCTTACAAACACCTGTTCCGCTTTCTCTACTCTCAAATCCTTCAACAGATTGGGATGCTTTCTAAGCCAATGCTTTGAAAATGTTGTTTTAATATATTTCTTTTGTCTACGGATTAGCATATTCTCTCTTTTTAAGTAGGCAAATAAAGCATCTCTTCCCAATTTGACATCTTCCTGTATGAGCTGTTCTTTAAGAAGATGATAAAGTTTTCTTGTTCCTAATTTAGGTAACTTCATTCGTATTTCCTGAACCAGAAATTTTACCTTCAGTAATTGGTTTTCCCGGATTAAAATCCTTTGCTTAGCTTGATAAATAGCCTGACGGCTTATCCCAAACAATCTACACAGTCTTGATATACTTATTCCTTGTCTGTGGAGTTGGAAGATTGTTGGGAGGAAAACTTTTTTCTGATTTGAGTCCCATATTGTTTATCTGAGATATCAATCATCGTATTAAGAACCTTGGTTTTTAGCTTTTCATCAGCTAGTTCTTTTTCTAAACGTTTAATTTTTTGAGCTGGTGTTTCTTTGGAATTAGGCATAGTATGAAGTTTAGGTTTACTCCACTCTAAGTTACCATATCTTCGCAACCAAACCAAAACAGTACTTCTTCCCTGGATACCATACTCTTTTTGAGCCTGCTTGTAAGTGTAATCGCCGTTTTCTACTTGAGAAACTATTCTTAATTTAAAGGCTATACTGTAGTCTCTTTGTGTGCGCTTTTCTCTTTTTAATACTTGATCTTTCATAAATAAGTCGATTAATTGTCAACTTATTTCAGGACGGGACAGGTTATCAATACAAAAAGCCAGCTGAGTCAGCTGGCTTTTTTTTAATTTAAATCATAAAATTAATCGACAATTTCATATTCGACCGGAATGGTACCACGATTGATATCTCCGATCTCATCGAACGCTGCTTTAGACATGTCTAAAGATCTTGATGAATGGTAAGGCCCTCTGTCATTAATTCTCACTATTACTTCTTTACCATTTCTAAGGTTTGTTACCTTAACGTTTGTTCCAAACGGAAGCGTTCTGTTTGCTGCAGTAAACTTTGAATTATCAAAGATTTCTCCGCTAGCGGTTTTTCTACCGTTAAATTTATCGTGGTAGTACGATGCATAACTTGTTTTTTTCGCATCTAAGGCATTATTCGTAAAAGAATAAACACCCAGGGTTGAAATCATCATTATGATTACGAGAATGAATCTTTTCATCATTTTGAACTTTTATTGGTTTTGACGGAGCAAATGTATCAGGAATCTTTATAAAACCCTACTCTATGTGTTAAAAAAAGTTAACAAAACACTAACAAAACGTTAACAACCTTTGCGAAACCCTATAAATAGGGAGTTTAAATCATATTGTTAAAAAACGTTAAAAAAAAGCTTAAAAAGTTAATATAATTAACTAATTCATGCATAATTTAAAAAACACCAATTCAAAATTACCTAATAATCAATAATTTATAGAATCAACAATGTTAAGATATGAATTAAAAAAACACATTTAAAAAATAAAAGTCTTAAATTCTAAATCTAAAGAAAATGACAGTAATAAGCTGCTTAAGCCTACCATATCCAATATTCTGAATTAGATTTTAACAGCCTGATACATTGTTAAATTTCAGATTGATTGTAATTATAATGTTATGATGTAAAAATTAAATCAATATTATTTAATATCACTAAATAATAGAACGCTTCTCTCTAAAAAGTAAACAACCCAATGATTTCTCATCGGGTTGTTTAATATGTAATTAATACTTTTTCTATTTTAAATATTCCAGTACATAATCATATGTTCCAGAAGGATAAACTACAGACATACTAGGAGAACCAGTAATTGCATTACCTGCAGTTGTAGCAATTGTATAAGAATATAGGCTTCTATCATATACTGTATTTGTACCAGCTTTATAGATTGTAATTCCATACATTGCAGACATTCCAGCAGGTGCAGGGATATTTACAGCTGTAGAAGTACCACTTGCCGTGAAAGTTCCTTTAATAGCATAAAGCTGTTTATCTCCGGCTGTAGTATTGATAATAGTATTAGTTGTTGTCTCAGCAGTACCGATAGTTACTTTACCAGCACCTCCCATTGGCACCCATCTACCATTAGTAATGTTACCTGGATTACCTGGATTAGAGAAGTAATAGAATCCCGGAGCAACCGCAGTAGTTACTCCCTGACCAGTTGCTGTATTACCTGTAGCTGTATTATACACTACCATACCATCAAAGTCAGAAACAATTACAGTATTGTCCATTGGAGAAGTATCAAATGTAAAAGTAGTCAGATTGGTTCTTGGAAACCCTAAACCTCTACCATAGCTCTGGTTGGCTAATCCC belongs to Chryseobacterium gleum and includes:
- a CDS encoding septal ring lytic transglycosylase RlpA family protein, encoding MMKRFILVIIMMISTLGVYSFTNNALDAKKTSYASYYHDKFNGRKTASGEIFDNSKFTAANRTLPFGTNVKVTNLRNGKEVIVRINDRGPYHSSRSLDMSKAAFDEIGDINRGTIPVEYEIVD
- a CDS encoding bifunctional response regulator/alkaline phosphatase family protein gives rise to the protein MSEKILWIDDEIDLLKPHIVFLEKKGYQVTPVNNVNEALELMDSEKFALTLIDENMPGISGLEAIPMIKEKDNALKIVMVTKSEEEHIMEEAIGSQIADYILKPVNPNQILLSLKKNLQQDNLVEQKTILQYQQEFRNLSMELSYLRTYQEWAEYYKKILSWEIKFDKVADNEFADLLQSQKEEANIQFAKFIEKNYENWLTDSDKPMMSHTLFKEKVKPEVEKEKVLLLMVDNLRYDQWKVIEPLFTKYYNKISEDYYYSILPTATQYARNSFFAGLMPSEIEKRFPDKWFNDNEEGNKNEFERDFLEDQMKRIGLGSKSMKYLKVLNADFERKIYDDFNQHKNNDLLVIVYNFIDILSHAKTDNHIVDQLIRDDKTFRSLTFNWFENSSLMKIIKAAAENGYKLVITTDHGTVYVKKPSKVVGDRETSTNIRYKTGKSLTYDDSDVWAITNPEKLFLPKGNLSSKYIFAKNNTFLAYPKNYNHFVNYYKETYQHGGISLEECIIPISILEPK
- a CDS encoding IS3 family transposase (programmed frameshift); the protein is MKDQVLKREKRTQRDYSIAFKLRIVSQVENGDYTYKQAQKEYGIQGRSTVLVWLRRYGNLEWSKPKLHTMPNSKETPAQKIKRLEKELADEKLKTKVLNTMIDISDKQYGTQIRKKFFLPTIFQLHRQGISISRLCRLFGISRQAIYQAKQRILIRENQLLKVKFLVQEIRMKLPKLGTRKLYHLLKEQLIQEDVKLGRDALFAYLKRENMLIRRQKKYIKTTFSKHWLRKHPNLLKDLRVEKAEQVFVSDITYLKTKESTCYLSLVTDAYSRKIMGYSLSSNMNTENVAKALKMAIKNRGSSGPLIHHSDRGLQYCSGYYQKILNKNEIKPSMTDGYDCYQNALAERVNGILKQEFLFYKTKNMQDLNSLVKESIYLYNTKRPHLSLNMQTPDKVHKKSEEIKYLSGLNIV
- a CDS encoding exodeoxyribonuclease III, which translates into the protein MRLITYNVNGIRAAFTKDFLGWLKTADPDIICIQESKAGNDQIDIESLEKLGYHSYWHSAVRKGYSGVGIASKIKPNHVEFGCGIESYDNEGRIIRADFDGYSAISVYVPSASNIERLDFKMQFCYDFLEYIKNLKKEIPNLIISGDFNICHEAIDIHNPVGLKNVSGFLPMEREWMTNFINECELIDSFRFFNNEPDNYTWWSYRQNSRERNKGWRLDYNFTSYSLKDKLSRAVILKEAVHSDHCPALVELDI
- a CDS encoding YciI family protein; translated protein: MFIISLTYKSSIEKVEQLIPQHNIFLDRHYEAGRFIASGRKEPRTGGIIITNAESRKEAEQIISEDPFYIHEIADYAITEFIPSKYNENFKIFIENS